The Deltaproteobacteria bacterium sequence CAATTGAATATAAGTTTTTACGCCTTCCCGCGGCCATACCGGAGGGGTCACACCCGTTCCCATTCCGAACACGGAAGTTAAGCCTTCCAGGGCCGATGGTACTGCATGGGCAACTGTGTGGGAGAGTAGGACGTCGCGGGATTTAATATTAAAACCCCGATTCTTAACTGAGTCGGGGTTTTAATTTTTGTGAAAATTTTAAATTGAGGTACATCCTTCTTATCATCGAGAACCTGCCTGCGCACCCCCGTAAACTATTACTTGACAAATGTAAACCATTAGTGTAAACACAATTTATGATTACTATAGGGGCTAAATTAAAAGCCTTAAGAGAGAGCCAAAAATTATCTCTAAGAGATTTGGCTGATAAAACCGGCTTATCTGCCAGCTTCTTATCACAATTGGAGCTTGGGCAGGTGTCGCCATCCATTGCCTCCCTTGAAAATATTGCAAAGGCGCTCAATGTCTATATTACATATTTTTTTGACGACACCCAAAAGACAGATAGTGTAGTAATAAGAAAGAATGAGCGGAGAAAGATATACAGTAAAGGTTCTATGGCAATTATTCAGCCCCTGGCGCATGAAATAAGCAAAAAGAAGATTGAACCTTTTATGCTGGCGCTGGAGGCCGGAGGCGAGGCCGGGGAGCACCCATATTCGTCCCGCCACGGCGAGGAATTCGGGATTGTTATACAGGGGCGGATTGGATTTACCCTGGAGCAGAATGAATATGTTTTAGAAGAGGGGGATAGCGTATATTTTAACTCATTTAAACCGCACAACTGGAAAAATATAAGCAGGAAAAAGGCAAAGATTATTCTGGTTATTCCGGCGCCATAAGGACAAAATGACATTGTCACCCTTTACCCTCGTATCTTTTTCAATGCTTGTTTTTGCGTTTGCCGCTGTTATTGCGGTGGTTTTTGTAAACCGGCAGCAACTGGCAATATCTCTTTGTTTTCCCCTTGCCGCAATTGCTTCAGCCGTTGCTGTTACTGCCGGGGTATGGACAGTATCAAAAGGTTTTATTCTGTCAAAAACTATCCCTCTGGGACTTCCAGATCTACCATTTCACATGAGACTTGATTCCTTATCAGGCTTCTTCCTCGTTGTAATAGGGCTTTTAGGTCTTTTTGTCTCCATCTATTCAATCGGGTATGTAAAAGAGATATTAAAACATAGGCCGGTAACAAGTCTTATTGTATTTTACTGCATCTTTCTTGCCGGGATGTTTTTAGTCATTCTGGCAGATGACGCGCTTTTCTTTATGATTTCATGGGAGGTCATGGCCGTATCATCCTATTTTCTTGTGATGTTTGAGGATGAAAAGATAGAGAATAGGCGGGCAGCCTTTCTCTATCTGGTAGTTGCGCATATCGGCGCAATCGCAATACTTCTATCATTTGGCGTTATGGCTGGCCTTGCAACAGGGATTGAGACATTTAATGGTTATACATTTGATGCCATGCGTTCGACCTCATTTCCGGCAGGATGGGCGACCCTCGCCTTTTTGCTGGCATTTTTTGGATTTGCTGCAAAGGCAGGCGTTGTCCCCCTGCATGTGTGGCTTCCAGATGCCCACCCGGTTGCCCCCTCCAATGTCTCTGCCTTGATGAGCGGAGTTATGCTCAAAACAGCCATCTACGGCATAGTCCGTATTGTCTTTGACCTTATACATGTTTTCCCATGGTGGTGGGGAGGGCTCGTGCTCATAGTGGGGCTTATATCCGCCGTCTTCGGGATACTCTTCGCGCTCATGCAGGTTGACCTTAAAAGACTGCTTGCGTATTCGTCTGTTGAAAACGTAGGCATTATCCTTATCGGCATCGGGCTTTCAATGATATTCATCTCATTTAAAATGCCTGTCCTTGCCGCACTTGCCCTGACAGCCGGGCTCTATCATACACTCAACCATGCCATGTTCAAAGGGCTTCTGTTTATGGGTGCAGGGGCAGCGCTTCATGCCACCCACGAGCGAAATATGGAAAACATGGGCGGTCTTATTCATAAAATGCCGTGGACTGCCGCTCTCTTTCTCATAGGTTGCATCTCCATATCAGCGCTTCCGCCATTTAATGGCTTTGTCTCAGAATGGCTTATGTTTCAGGCATTTCTTTTGTCGCCCGCGCTTCCAAGCGCCCTGCTTAATCTCTTAATCCCGCTCGGCGCCGCGTTTCTGGCGCTTGGAGCCGCTCTTGCCGCGGCATGCTTTGTCAAGGCATTCGGCATAACATTTTTAGGCCGCTGGCGCGGACATCGCAATCCCCCCTTACATCCCCCCTTTTACAAAGGGGGAAAGGGAGGATTGGAGGCGGATTGGTCAATGCGTATTGGAATGATGCTTTCTGCCGTTGCATGTCTTGTGCTTGGGATATTTCCAACAATATTAATAGGCTGGATGGATACATTATCAGAGCAGATGGTAGGGGCAAGGCTTGCTGTTTCAGCAGGGGCATTCGGCTGGATGTGGCTTACGCCAATAAGTCATGAGCGGGCATCGTATTCAGGCTTTATTGTCTTTCTCGGCATTCTGTCAGTGGTAGCTGTAACATATCTCCTGCTCCATACCCGCCGTACTGCTGTGAGGAGGACGCCGGTCTGGAACTGCGGTTTTGAAAAACTGACAAGCCGTATGCAATATACTGCCACTGGTTTTTCCATGCCGATCCGGAGGATATTTGGATTTCTTTTTTATGTTAGGGAACGGGTGAGAACGACTCAATCGACTGGAAATACGGCATATCCTGAAAGATTACATTATCACCTTCGGGTGAGAGACCGTTTTTGGAATTTACTCTACAAACCTGTTGCCGATGCGAGTTTTTGGGTGTCACGAATGGTTGGGAGGCTTCAACAGGGACGGATACAGATATACCTCATGTACTCATTTATAACAATCATAGTCCTTCTGATGTTTTTGAGGTGAAACCAATATGAGTCCTCACAAAGGATAAAGGATGATGAAAACTTACCCATTTATAATAGAGATGCTTCAGATTGCCGCTGTTCTGATATTATCGCCTGTTTTTATAGGCTGGATACGGATGGTGAAGTGCTGGTTTCAGGGAAGGACATCCGCAGGGCTTTTTCAGCCAATGATGGGTATTATAAAATTATTTTATAAGGATGCAGCGCTGGCTGAAAATGCCTCGTGGATATTCCGCTTTACGCCGTATCTTGTCTTTGGTGTAAGTGTCCTTGCAGCAGGTATTATACCGATTATTTCTACTGATTTATCTCTGGCCTTAACAGCAGACGCAATTGTGATAGTGGCGCTCTTTGCGATTGCAAGATTTTTTACTGCCCTTGCCGGGATGGATATCGGCACAACCTTTGGCGGCATGGGGTCAAGCCGCGAGATGATGGTAGCATCGCTTGCGGAACCCGCTATGCTGATGGCGATATTCGCCGTATCGCTGGTCAGCCATTCAACATCCCTCTCGCAGATAGTAACAGCGCTTGGCCATGGGCTGCTGATACTGAGGCCGTCGCTTGCATTTGCGCTTTTAGCATTTATATTAATTACATTGGCGGAAACCGGAAGGATACCAGTGGACAATCCGGCTACCCATCTGGAATTAACAATGATACATGAGGCCATGATACTGGAATATTCTGGAAGACATCTTGCGCTCATGGAATGGGGCAGCATGATGAAACTCTTTCTTTTTACAACACTGGGGATAGCGTCTTTCTTTCCATGGGGCATTGCTGATAAAAATGACATAACAACGGTTGTGTTAGCCGTTCTTTTTCTTGCAATAAAGCTGGCCGTTGCCGGTGTTGGCCTTGTTTTAATAGAGACAGGGCTGGCAAAGATGCGAATCTTTCGTGTGTCTGAATTTTTAGGAAGCGCATTCCTGTTCGCCACATTAGGGATGCTTTCGTATTTTATGCTGGAATAAATAAGGCAGGGATTAGGGGTTATAAGTATGTCTACAAACATTGCGGCTCAGATAAACAGCGTTCTTGCCGCACTCATTCTCCTTACGGCCTTCGGACTTCTTGTACAAAGGAGGATATACGGGCTTTTGCATCTCTTTGCATGGCAGGGACTATTTCTTTCAATAAGCACGGCAGTTGTGGGATTTGTTGCAGGCG is a genomic window containing:
- a CDS encoding helix-turn-helix domain-containing protein, producing MITIGAKLKALRESQKLSLRDLADKTGLSASFLSQLELGQVSPSIASLENIAKALNVYITYFFDDTQKTDSVVIRKNERRKIYSKGSMAIIQPLAHEISKKKIEPFMLALEAGGEAGEHPYSSRHGEEFGIVIQGRIGFTLEQNEYVLEEGDSVYFNSFKPHNWKNISRKKAKIILVIPAP
- the hyfB gene encoding hydrogenase 4 subunit B, translated to MTLSPFTLVSFSMLVFAFAAVIAVVFVNRQQLAISLCFPLAAIASAVAVTAGVWTVSKGFILSKTIPLGLPDLPFHMRLDSLSGFFLVVIGLLGLFVSIYSIGYVKEILKHRPVTSLIVFYCIFLAGMFLVILADDALFFMISWEVMAVSSYFLVMFEDEKIENRRAAFLYLVVAHIGAIAILLSFGVMAGLATGIETFNGYTFDAMRSTSFPAGWATLAFLLAFFGFAAKAGVVPLHVWLPDAHPVAPSNVSALMSGVMLKTAIYGIVRIVFDLIHVFPWWWGGLVLIVGLISAVFGILFALMQVDLKRLLAYSSVENVGIILIGIGLSMIFISFKMPVLAALALTAGLYHTLNHAMFKGLLFMGAGAALHATHERNMENMGGLIHKMPWTAALFLIGCISISALPPFNGFVSEWLMFQAFLLSPALPSALLNLLIPLGAAFLALGAALAAACFVKAFGITFLGRWRGHRNPPLHPPFYKGGKGGLEADWSMRIGMMLSAVACLVLGIFPTILIGWMDTLSEQMVGARLAVSAGAFGWMWLTPISHERASYSGFIVFLGILSVVAVTYLLLHTRRTAVRRTPVWNCGFEKLTSRMQYTATGFSMPIRRIFGFLFYVRERVRTTQSTGNTAYPERLHYHLRVRDRFWNLLYKPVADASFWVSRMVGRLQQGRIQIYLMYSFITIIVLLMFLR
- a CDS encoding NADH-quinone oxidoreductase subunit H; this encodes MKTYPFIIEMLQIAAVLILSPVFIGWIRMVKCWFQGRTSAGLFQPMMGIIKLFYKDAALAENASWIFRFTPYLVFGVSVLAAGIIPIISTDLSLALTADAIVIVALFAIARFFTALAGMDIGTTFGGMGSSREMMVASLAEPAMLMAIFAVSLVSHSTSLSQIVTALGHGLLILRPSLAFALLAFILITLAETGRIPVDNPATHLELTMIHEAMILEYSGRHLALMEWGSMMKLFLFTTLGIASFFPWGIADKNDITTVVLAVLFLAIKLAVAGVGLVLIETGLAKMRIFRVSEFLGSAFLFATLGMLSYFMLE